In Rhineura floridana isolate rRhiFlo1 chromosome 1, rRhiFlo1.hap2, whole genome shotgun sequence, the following proteins share a genomic window:
- the AGXT2 gene encoding alanine--glyoxylate aminotransferase 2, mitochondrial isoform X2 has product MRLLLEPIPGDAGIEFRSLCMQTRCSSTALWLLPFDIPVSNASYPYEYMLKIRKQNLSPSLFTAYKKPLLIHQGHMQWLFDYEGRRYLDFFAGIVTVSVGHCHPKVTAAAQKQLGRLWHTTSLYVHPAIQEYAEKLALLLPDPLKVIFLTNSGSEANDLAMLMARIFTRNFDIICFRGGYHGSSPYTMGLTSIGTYKYGLANGFGCQTTMLPDVFRGPWGGSHCRDSPVQTIRKCTCSPGSCHAKDQYIEQLKDTFRTCVPKAIAGFIAEPIQGVNGAVQYPKGFLKEAFQLVRENGGVCIADEIQTGFGRTGSHFWGFQGHDVVPDIVTMAKGIGNGFPMAAVVTTAEIAETMAQSLHFNTFGGNPVACVIGSAVLDMIAEDGLQKNSKDVGTHLLLELAKLRDEFEIIGDVRGKGLMIGVEMVKNKETCEPLPVEEMKQIWEDCKDMGVLIGRGGLFLQTFRIKPPMCITKEDADFALGVFHAALTRHAERTATAK; this is encoded by the exons ATGAG GTTGTTGTTGGAgcccatacctggagatgctgggattgaatttagaagcctctgcatgcaaaccagatgctcatcCACTGCGCTGTGGCTCCTTCCCTTTGATATTCCAGTATCAAACGCT TCCTATCCCTACGAGTACATGCTGAAGATCCGCAAGCAGAACCTTTCTCCATCCCTGTTCACTGCTTACAAGAAACCACTGCTGATCCATCAGGGACACATGCAATGGCTGTTTGACTATGAAGGACGTCGGTACCTCGATTTCTTTGCTGGAATTGTCACTGTTAGTGTTGGTCACTGCCACCC GAAGGTAACAGCAGCTGCCCAGAAACAGCTTGGACGCTTGTGGCACACAACCAGCTTGTATGTGCACCCAGCAATCCAGGAATATGCAGAGAAATTGGCCTTGCTGCTTCCAGATCCCTTAAAG GTGATTTTCTTAACCAACAGTGGTTCAGAAGCCAACGACTTGGCAATGTTAATGGCAAGGATTTTTACACGCAACTTTGACATCATTTGTTTCAG AGGAGGCTACCACGGAAGCAGTCCTTACACAATGGGCTTGACATCTATTGGAACTTACAAATATGGATTGGCCAATGGATTTGGCTGCCAAACG ACAATGTTGCCTGAcgtttttcgtggtccatggggAGGAAGCCATTGTCGGGATTCTCCAGTGCAAACAATTCGAAAATGCACCTGTTCTCCAG GCTCCTGCCATGCAAAGGACCAGTACATTGAGCAGCTCAAAGACACTTTCAGAACTTGTGTTCCAAAAGCCATAGCTGGATTTATTGCTGAGCCAATTCAG GGTGTCAATGGAGCTGTTCAGTACCCCAAGGGATTCCTAAAGGAGGCTTTCCAGCTCGTGCGTGAAAATGGTGGCGTGTGTATTGCAGATGAA ATTCAGACAGGGTTTGGTCGAACAGGCAGCCATTTCTGGGGATTTCAAGGACATGATGTGGTCCCTGACATTGTAACTATGGCGAAAGGAATTGGCAATGGCTTTCCAATGGCGGCCGTTGTCACGACAGCAG AGATTGCAGAAACGATGGCTCAAAGCCTGCACTTCAACACATTTGGAGGAAATCCTGTGGCTTGTGTAATTGGATCTGCAGTCCTGGAT ATGATAGCAGAAGACGGCTTGCAGAAAAACAGCAAGGATGTGGGGACTCACCTACTCTTAGAGCTGGCTAAGCTGCGCGATGAGTTTGAAATCATCGGAGATGTCCGTGGCAAAGGCCTTATGATCGGGGTCGAGATGGTCAAGAATAAG GAGACTTGTGAGCCGCTTCCCGTCGAAGAGATGAAGCAGATCTGGGAAGACTGCAAAGATATGGGAGTGTTAATTGGGAGGGGAGGACTGTTTTTACAG ACCTTTCGAATCAAACCTCCAATGTGCATCACTAAGGAAGACGCAGACTTCGCTCTGGGAGTTTTCCATGCTGCTTTAACAAGGCACGCAGAAAGAACAGCAACTGCAAAATAG
- the AGXT2 gene encoding alanine--glyoxylate aminotransferase 2, mitochondrial isoform X1, which translates to MAVQGGRLVSRKPRLAWLLAGNRSSPAGRGIYRQQELQNCFSLQSKMPPCDFVPEQYESYPYEYMLKIRKQNLSPSLFTAYKKPLLIHQGHMQWLFDYEGRRYLDFFAGIVTVSVGHCHPKVTAAAQKQLGRLWHTTSLYVHPAIQEYAEKLALLLPDPLKVIFLTNSGSEANDLAMLMARIFTRNFDIICFRGGYHGSSPYTMGLTSIGTYKYGLANGFGCQTTMLPDVFRGPWGGSHCRDSPVQTIRKCTCSPGSCHAKDQYIEQLKDTFRTCVPKAIAGFIAEPIQGVNGAVQYPKGFLKEAFQLVRENGGVCIADEIQTGFGRTGSHFWGFQGHDVVPDIVTMAKGIGNGFPMAAVVTTAEIAETMAQSLHFNTFGGNPVACVIGSAVLDMIAEDGLQKNSKDVGTHLLLELAKLRDEFEIIGDVRGKGLMIGVEMVKNKETCEPLPVEEMKQIWEDCKDMGVLIGRGGLFLQTFRIKPPMCITKEDADFALGVFHAALTRHAERTATAK; encoded by the exons ATGGCCGTGCAGGGGGGGAGACTCGTTAGCCGGAAACCCCGCCTGGCCTGGCTCCTGGCGGGGAACAGATCCAGCCCGGCAGGGAGAG GCATATACAGGCAACAGGAGCTGCAAAACTGTTTCTCCTTGCAATCAAAAATGCCTCCTTGTGACTTTGTACCTGAACAATATGAG TCCTATCCCTACGAGTACATGCTGAAGATCCGCAAGCAGAACCTTTCTCCATCCCTGTTCACTGCTTACAAGAAACCACTGCTGATCCATCAGGGACACATGCAATGGCTGTTTGACTATGAAGGACGTCGGTACCTCGATTTCTTTGCTGGAATTGTCACTGTTAGTGTTGGTCACTGCCACCC GAAGGTAACAGCAGCTGCCCAGAAACAGCTTGGACGCTTGTGGCACACAACCAGCTTGTATGTGCACCCAGCAATCCAGGAATATGCAGAGAAATTGGCCTTGCTGCTTCCAGATCCCTTAAAG GTGATTTTCTTAACCAACAGTGGTTCAGAAGCCAACGACTTGGCAATGTTAATGGCAAGGATTTTTACACGCAACTTTGACATCATTTGTTTCAG AGGAGGCTACCACGGAAGCAGTCCTTACACAATGGGCTTGACATCTATTGGAACTTACAAATATGGATTGGCCAATGGATTTGGCTGCCAAACG ACAATGTTGCCTGAcgtttttcgtggtccatggggAGGAAGCCATTGTCGGGATTCTCCAGTGCAAACAATTCGAAAATGCACCTGTTCTCCAG GCTCCTGCCATGCAAAGGACCAGTACATTGAGCAGCTCAAAGACACTTTCAGAACTTGTGTTCCAAAAGCCATAGCTGGATTTATTGCTGAGCCAATTCAG GGTGTCAATGGAGCTGTTCAGTACCCCAAGGGATTCCTAAAGGAGGCTTTCCAGCTCGTGCGTGAAAATGGTGGCGTGTGTATTGCAGATGAA ATTCAGACAGGGTTTGGTCGAACAGGCAGCCATTTCTGGGGATTTCAAGGACATGATGTGGTCCCTGACATTGTAACTATGGCGAAAGGAATTGGCAATGGCTTTCCAATGGCGGCCGTTGTCACGACAGCAG AGATTGCAGAAACGATGGCTCAAAGCCTGCACTTCAACACATTTGGAGGAAATCCTGTGGCTTGTGTAATTGGATCTGCAGTCCTGGAT ATGATAGCAGAAGACGGCTTGCAGAAAAACAGCAAGGATGTGGGGACTCACCTACTCTTAGAGCTGGCTAAGCTGCGCGATGAGTTTGAAATCATCGGAGATGTCCGTGGCAAAGGCCTTATGATCGGGGTCGAGATGGTCAAGAATAAG GAGACTTGTGAGCCGCTTCCCGTCGAAGAGATGAAGCAGATCTGGGAAGACTGCAAAGATATGGGAGTGTTAATTGGGAGGGGAGGACTGTTTTTACAG ACCTTTCGAATCAAACCTCCAATGTGCATCACTAAGGAAGACGCAGACTTCGCTCTGGGAGTTTTCCATGCTGCTTTAACAAGGCACGCAGAAAGAACAGCAACTGCAAAATAG